The genomic stretch GGCCACCACATTGTTGGTGTCCAGGTCATAGAGGAGATACCCCTGAGTGAGCGTCAGGCTGTCATTGCCTTTGACACTTGTGGCGGGCTGCTCCAGCGTGCCGTAGAGGCGGGCGGTGTTGGTCGCGTCGTCGTACTGCACCCGGGGGGCCTTGCTGACGCGTCCCCCTTTGCTGGTCAGCACCACGTTCCCGATCAGGGTGGTGGTTTCCTCGTCCACGTTCACGTCGATTCGCTCACTGCTGCCCGACAGGGGGTCTTTCTCGTTGTCGCGCTTGAAGGTGATCGGGCCGTCAATGCGGGCCACCCCGTCGGTCTCGTCGTAAGTGAGCTTCTGTCCCTTGAGCTGCGTCTTCCCCTGCGTCACGAACACGGTGTCCGGCGCAGGGGTAGGAGCGACCTCCACCCCACACAGACTCAATTGATCCTTGGCGCCCTCGGGAGCAGCGTCCAGCAGCCGGGCTGTCCCAGCACTGGCTTCAATCTGTCCGTCACTGCCCTCTTCGCCGTCCTTGGCCGGTCGCTGGATTACCTGAGCCAGCGGGACGCGAATCACGTTCTTGTCGATCGTGATACGAATACCGCCGGCGCCCTGCTCGCTAAACACCCCTATGTTGGGCGTTCCTTCGGGGTCGTCGTCACGCGGGCCGCAGATGGTGTAGACCCCCGTGTCATCCTGCGTTCCGGTACGGATCACCAGAATGCGGCGCTCCTTGCCGTCCTTGCCGCTGCGGGTCAGGGCCATACAGGCCTGTTCCGAGCCTTCCACGCAGTTCCCGGCCTGCTCGTGCAGCGTGGGTTCGCCCGCCGCCTCGGTACTGGGTAGGCCAACACTGGAGGGCGCAGTATTCGCAGGTTCCGCGCTGGGTGTGGGGGCGGGAGCAAGCAACCCGGGCGTCGGCGTTTCCGTCGCCGGTGCCGGGGCGGGCGGGGCAGCCGGCAGGGGCGCCGCAGGAGCAGGGGCGGGCGCTTGGGCCGCTCCCCGGTACAGGCCAGCCCCGCCCAGCAGCAGCAGGGCCAGCAAAAGGGAGCGCGTGGGGCGAATCATCCTGGCCTTACTTTTCCTGGCTTAACTTGAACTGCTCGACAGGAATGGTGTATTTGCTGTTCTTCACGGAAACGCGTCCCAGATCCGTACGCTGCTCCAGGTAACCGCTGGCCGGCGCCCGCAGCGTCACCTTGCTCTTGCTGTCCACGCTGACGGCGTCCCCCACCACATAGGCCACGTCCTTCTTGTCATCGTAGTAAACGGCGTTGCCGGTGGTGGTCTGGGTACCCTGCACCAGTTTGACCTTGCCTTTCACATAAAGAACTTTGGTCTTGGTGATGGCGCGAACCTCGTCGCCACTGATGACCAGTTCCTTGCGGTTCCCTTTCGCCGCGCGGGTCAGGGTGGGTTTGCCGGTCATCTGCGCCAGTTCCTTATCCTCGTCGAAGATCAGTTTGTCGGCCTTGCCGGTCTGGTTGCCCTGTACCAGTTGCACGCCGCCGGTGCTGGTCGACACGTTGGTGTCCACGTCCAGGCTCATCTGCTGCGCCCGGATGTTCACCGGATCGCCGTCGTCCTTCTTTTCGGGCACGAAGGTGGCGCTGGCATTGCCGGTCAGCACGCCCTGACCCGTCACCTCGCTGTAGGCCAGCTTTTCGCCCTTGGCGCTCAGGCGGCCACGGCTGACGGTGACATTGCCAGTAAAGTCGGCCAGGCGCTTGCCTTCGGCTTGCAGGATGGGTGTCCCGGCAGGCGCCGTCATGACGCCCTTGTCAGATTTGATCTTCAGACTGCTGACCGTGGCAGCCACTCCACCCGTGAAATTCCAGGGGCCGTCGCGCAGGTTGGAGCCGGGGGCGGGGCTGGATTCGATCTTGATGACGCGTTTCCCGGCGGTCTGGGCCAGCACCGGAACGGAGGCCAGGGCCGCCAGCAGCAGGACAGATTTCTTGATGTTCATGGTGTCTCCTTGGGGGTCAGGACTTGACTCTCCGGCCATTCACGCAGCGTTCCTTGCTGTCCAGGTCGCCCAGGATAGTCATGCGAGGCTGGTTGAGAATGGTGGTTTCAAAATCCATCTGTAGGTTCTCGAATTTGACGTTCATGCCGGGCGCATCGAGCACGGTTCGGG from Deinococcus fonticola encodes the following:
- a CDS encoding LptA/OstA family protein — its product is MIRPTRSLLLALLLLGGAGLYRGAAQAPAPAPAAPLPAAPPAPAPATETPTPGLLAPAPTPSAEPANTAPSSVGLPSTEAAGEPTLHEQAGNCVEGSEQACMALTRSGKDGKERRILVIRTGTQDDTGVYTICGPRDDDPEGTPNIGVFSEQGAGGIRITIDKNVIRVPLAQVIQRPAKDGEEGSDGQIEASAGTARLLDAAPEGAKDQLSLCGVEVAPTPAPDTVFVTQGKTQLKGQKLTYDETDGVARIDGPITFKRDNEKDPLSGSSERIDVNVDEETTTLIGNVVLTSKGGRVSKAPRVQYDDATNTARLYGTLEQPATSVKGNDSLTLTQGYLLYDLDTNNVVARADEGGNVTGEFEDTGEATTDPVEEKK
- a CDS encoding LptA/OstA family protein — encoded protein: MNIKKSVLLLAALASVPVLAQTAGKRVIKIESSPAPGSNLRDGPWNFTGGVAATVSSLKIKSDKGVMTAPAGTPILQAEGKRLADFTGNVTVSRGRLSAKGEKLAYSEVTGQGVLTGNASATFVPEKKDDGDPVNIRAQQMSLDVDTNVSTSTGGVQLVQGNQTGKADKLIFDEDKELAQMTGKPTLTRAAKGNRKELVISGDEVRAITKTKVLYVKGKVKLVQGTQTTTGNAVYYDDKKDVAYVVGDAVSVDSKSKVTLRAPASGYLEQRTDLGRVSVKNSKYTIPVEQFKLSQEK